From the genome of Streptococcus oralis:
TATCCTGATTGAAAACAACAGCTTTGACATGCTATGGGCTGTGTTAGGCTAGGAGAAAAAATTATGAAAAAAGATAGTATCTGTCAAGTGGATGTTATAAATCAACAAAATGTTACAACCGCAACGAACTACCTTGAAAAGGAAAAAGTCCAAAAATCACTTCGCATTTTATCAAAATTTACCGATAATAAACAGATAAATATCATCTTTTATCTCCTTGCCGTCGAAGAACTCTGTGTCTGCGATATAGCCTGTTTATTAAATCTCAGTATGGCATCTGCCTCCCACCATCTTCGTAAACTAGCCAATCAAAACATCTTGGACACTAGAAGAGAGGGGAAAATTATATATTATTTTATAAAAGATGAGGAAATCAGAGATTTTTTTAATCAACTAGGATAACAACTATTTTTACTACTTTTCCATGATTATAGGGAGATTATATATGAAATTTTTTGATGAAAATTACTCACAAGAAATACCTGCTCGTATCAAATGTTTAAGAAAAAAGTATAATTTAAAGCAAAGCGACCTAGGTAATGCAGGTCAAGTTAGCCAAGTTGAAAAGGGAGAAATTTGAAAGAATTTGTATCTTTTATTTTTTGTTTCATTTATGCCCTATGCTACTGGAATAGTTAGTAGCATAGGGCACAGCTCTTTTATGGACTGATCGTTATTGTTTCAACGGTAGCAAACTGGTTTTTACATAAAGTAATTGATAAACCCAATATAGATCAGAAAGAAATACTTGAAGCTACCGCACAATATAGGAAGTTATTGATACCTGACTTAATAATTAAAGGAGTGGGATTGATTCTATCCTTAATTCTCTATCCTCCGATTATGATGTATAGTATTTTAATTGCGGCATTTTACATCATAACTTTAAAAACACTATCCGAAAAAAGAGTGAATAACTAAAAAACGGTGACCAAAGTTAGGTGTATTATTTTAATGCTTAGAGACCTAAACTATTCCCCTATTTTAAAAATATTGATTCAGATTTTATGAAATTAAAAAGTAGATATTGTTCAGAAAATCCTTGATATTACGCTGTTTTTAGTCCAACTGAAACTCATACTTTCCAAACCAGGTCTTAAGAAAGCTCGTAAAGCTTCACAATTCTCAAAACGTTAATTCGAAAGAATTACGATACTTACAAAGAGCACCTTTCGGGGTGTTCTTTTTTATCGACACTTTGTAGATTTATAATTGGGAATCTCGTTGAATGGTATCAGGTAAATGAAAAGATTCGTTGATCATATCCTATTTCTTCGTACTTTCGTCTAATACCTATAATGTAAAAAACTCTAGCTATCAGGTAGTTGATAGTTAGAGTTTCTTTCTATTCATATGATTTAATGAGCTTAAATAAGGCTTCTACTTCTGATGACAGTGTAGCTGATTTGAGATAGGCATAATAAACTGTAAATGTTATCTGGTCCTCCGGTATTAGGGGGATTTTTATTAAATCATCATCTTCATCAGAAAGTGCGATATCAGCCAGTAAACTAAGGCCAATCCCTTTCTTTAAAAGTTCTTTAAGAATGACAATGTCATCAGTCTTAAAGAATATTTCTGCCTTGTTTTGATGCTTTTGATTAAGTAGTTCAAAAGCTTTCAGGTGAACAAAGTGTTCGTCTAAGAGTATAAAGGATTGATCTACTAATTCTTCAAAAGCGAGGGAAGGAGCAGTGGCAAGAGGATGGTTCTTTGATAAAACGACATACAGTTCTTTATGAAAGAGTTCATGTGTCTCTATTGAAGGATGATTGAGTGGTTCAATCAATCCGAGTAAGCTCGCATCTAGTTCTCCCTTAAGGAGAAGATTTAATAATTCTACGGATCCACCACGAATAGGACGTACCTTTTTTAAAAAATCAAATTCAGTTTCTTTATTTAAGACAGAGAAAAGATACTGAATGATAATAGGAGGGAATCCTACAGTAGAGCAATGCGCCAAAGAGCGATTAATTTCTTTGCGAGTAGAAATAACCTCAGGTAAAATCAGTTCTGTATGCTTCAGAAGGATTTGTCCTTGATTAGTTAGTTTGAAGGAACGATGCGAGGGATCGTGGTGAATCAATTTGCAGTTAAAGGATTCCTCTAAGCGCTTGATAGCATAAGAAATAGATGGTTGGCTGACTTTGTGTTGTTTTGCCACTTCCGTATAGGATTGAAGCTGGCAGAGGTCATAAAAATATTGTAGATCTTTTAAATTCATATGGGCTCACTTTCATTAGTTGGAGAAGGAAAATAAGTGGAAATCACCAGATAAATACTTTTTATCCGTATCCTACAATTTGACTATACGAGTATTCACCGGTTAAAATGTATGTGAGTCAGGGATATCAAAGATTATCTAAGATACTTTCAAAAATGACCAAGATCTTTTCTCGTTTATCAATAGGGAGCTGTTTAATCTTCATGTTGATTCTTTTGAGTGAAAGATTGTCAGTCTTATCAGAGGTTGATTCAAGGCTATCAAAATTGAAAAATTCCTCTGGGGTCATCTCTAGGGCGACAATCACTTTTTCAAGACTGTGAATGGTCAGATTCACATTTTGGTTTTCAAGTTGATTGATATACTTAAGCCCAAGTCCTGCTTGTTCCGAAAGTTCTTCCTGGCTCATTTTTTTCTGTGTTCGAAAATATTTCACTTTTTGGGAAATATATTGTTGTAAATAGTTTTTATTCGTCATATAAATAGAATACAAGTTTTGCATGACAAAAAAACATCTTAAAAAATACAAAGTATTGTATAACAAACTTATATAATATTTATTTTAATTCGGATTGCCAATTTGTATGATTAGTTTCTTTTACTCGAAACTTTTAGTAAAGAGTGATCATTGAGAGTTTTATGAGTCCAGAACTTTATAAAATATAACAACTTAAAGTGTCATTAACAGTAGTGTTTTAAGTATAAAGGGCTTATTAGAAAATTGTCTTCGTAGACTCATTATAACATATGCGTACACAATTGTATTTTTTAAACAACAAAGTTTTCCAAACAATTCGTTTTAAGTGGTATAATAGAAGTAAAAAGGAGGTTTCACTATGACTGCACATGATATTTTAAACAACCCTTTCCTCAATAAAGGAACTGCCTTTACCTTAGAGGAGCGGAAGGAACTAGGTCTTATTGGTTTATTGCCACCGTATGTTCAAACGATTGAAGAACAAGCGGCGCAAACTTATGCACAAATGCAAACAAAAGCCAATGATTTGGAAAAGCGTCTTTTCCTAATGGAAATTTTTAACACGAACCGGACTCTTTTCTATTACCTCTTTTCTCAACATTTAGAGGAATTCAATCCAATTGTATACGATCCAACTATTGCAGATACCATTGAAGGCTATAGTGACCTCTTTGTAGATCCACAATATGCGGGATATCTTGATATCAATCATCCTGAAAATATTGAAGCCACTTTGAAAAATGCTGCTGGGGGTCGCGAGATTCGTCTCATTGTTGTAACAGATGCAGAAGGAATCCTTGGAATCGGTGACTGGGGAACAAATGGTGTCGATATTTCTGTTGGAAAATTGATGGTCTACACGGGTGCTGCTGGAATCGATCCTTCTATGGTCCTTCCTTTAGTTATTGATGCAGGGACTAACCGTGAAGAACTTCGTAACAATCCTAATTACTTAGGGAATCGTCACGAACGGGTTCGCGGAGATCGTTACTACGACTTCATTGACCAATTTGTTCAAACAGCAGAACGTCTCTTTCCTAAACTCTACCTTCACTGGGAAGACTTCGGCCGCTCGAATGCTGCCAATATTCTTGAAAAATATCGGAAACAAATTCCAACTTTTAATGATGATATTCAAGGTACAGGAATCGTTACCCTAGGTGGTATCTTTGGTTCACTGGATATTAGTGGTGAAAAATTAACAGATCAAATTTATCTCTGCTATGGTGGTGGTACTGCGGGTGCAGGAATTGCCTCTCGTGTTCTTCGTGAAATGGTAAGTGAAGGTCTTTCTGAAGAAGAAGCCTATAAACGTTTCTTTATGGTTGATAAACAAGGTCTTCTCTTTGATGACATGGATGACCTAACTCCTGAACAAAAACCGTTTGCTAAGAAACGTGCTGACTTTAGTAACGCAGACAAGTTGACTGACCTGCTTGAAGTAGTGAAGACTGTGAAGCCAACCATTCTTGTAGGAACTTCGACTCAGCCTAATACCTTCACTAAAGAAATAGTAGAGGCTATGTGTGAAAACACAGAGCGTCCGATGATTTTCCCTTTGTCAAATCCAACCAAACTAGCAGAAGCTAGTGCCAAAGATTTGATTGAATGGTCAGATGGCAAAGCTTTTGTCGCAACAGGAATTCCTGCTGATACAGTTTCTTATAAAGGTGTCGACTATGTGATTGGTCAAGCCAATAATGCCTTGATTTACCCAGGTCTTGGTCTAGGTATGCTGGCTTCTGAAGCAAGTCTTTTGACTGATGAAATGATTGGAGCAGCGGCTCATTCATTGAGTGGTATTGTCAATCCAGGTCAACCAGGAGCTCCTGTCTTGCCACCATTCAAGTATGTAGCAGATGTTTCTATTAAAGTAGCAGAAGCAGTCGCTAAAAAAGCGCAAGAGCAAGGTCTTGCGCGTGCTAAGGAAACAGATATGGCCAAAGCCGTTCGTGATTTGAAGTGGTATCCAGAGTATAAATAATTCATTGTTGCTGCCTATCCTTCGCTAGCGACAGATTTGTATGGGCTGTGGACTTAAGTAATTTAGAAAGGATACCTATGTCACTCTTTTTAACCTCGATTACAAGTATCATTCCGATTATCGCTATTATTGTTTTGGGGTATATTCTTCAGGTGAGGGGATGGTTTGGAGATGACTTTGGTCCCAATCTGTCTCGTTTGATCATGAATGTAGCCTTGCCAGCGTCAATTTTTGTGTCGGTGATGAAATACCTAACACTAGATAAACTAATCAGTCTTTCTGGAGGTCTCCTTTATACTTTTGTGGCATTTATCTTGGGCTATATCGTAGCTTATATTACAGTTATACTTTTCAAGGTCCGTCCAGGACGGCGAGGGACCATGATTAATACCTTTGTGAATGCCAATACTATTTTTATCGGTTTACCCTTAAACGTTGCTCTTTTTGGTGATCAGGCTCTTCCTTATTTCTTAATTTACTATATCACCAATACGATTTCCACCTGGACATTGGGCGTGTATTTGATGACGAGCGACAGTAAATCGGGTCAAAGCAAGGAGACAACTAAATTTGACTGGAAGAAATTGCTACCAGCTCCGCTTGTAGGTTTTCTTGTGGCTCTACTAGTTTTGATTCTCCGAATTCCTATTCCAGATTTCGCAACGAACACCTTAACCTATGTTGGAAATATCGTCACTCCCTTATCTCTGATTTATATTGGTATCGTTCTTGCTAAGGCAGGCTTGAATACCATTGCTTTTGATAAAGATACAATTGTCACTTTAGTTGGACGCTTTATCCTAGCTCCTCTAATCATGCTTCTTGTATTGAAGTTCTTTGCACCAAATATGGCGACAGTAGAATTTAAGACCTTTATGATTCAGTCCGCTACACCAGCTTTAGCTGTTCTTCCGATCCTTGCTAATCAGGGAAAAGGAGATGTGGAATTCTCTACGAATGTGGTGACTCTAAGTACGGTTCTATTTATCGTTGTTATTCCAATAATACAAACTTTATTAGGATAAGAAGGAAGAGGATAGGATTGAAAGTTATGCGTTAAGAAATTTCCCTATTTAAAAAATATTGATTTAAATTTTATGAAATTAATCAGTAGATATCGTTCTGAAAAACCTTGATATTACGCTGTTTTTAGTCCAACTGAAACTCGTACTTTCCAAATCAGGCTTGAAAAAAGCTCGTAAAGCATCACAATTTAGTAAACGTTCTTCGAAAGAATTACGATACTTACAAAGAGCACCTTTCGGGGTGTTCTTTTTGTACTTTCATACTTAAATTGGTGCAATTGACACAGTTGTTGCGACTTTAGTCACTTACAAATGTGGCTGCAATCTGACAAAGTCAGTTGTTTCTTTGTATTCAACTCAGATCCTTCTGGTCAGATTATTAAGAAGCCTTCAAGAAGAGTGATTGGTGAAATAGGATGTTTGAGGCTTTTATGCTATACTAGTTTTAATGACAATCTTCTATTTCTAATGCAACAATAGATCCGTAATTTGTTTTTAATTAAGGAGTTTTGGATTGTAAGAGGGAGATGATATATCTGAAGGAGTATCAATATGAAAAAACGTGCCTTGATTTTACTGGTTTTGTCCATTGTAGTATTTGGAGGAGGCGCATGGCTAGCACAGGAAACAAATCTATTTCTAAGTCCGCGAGCCAAGCAGTTGGCTTATTTAAAGGAGCATCAAAAAGAAATAGAAGATTTTGTAAAGTCTAAAAATTCAAAGATTGAATCTGTTCAAATTGATTGGAGACAGACACAATGGGATAAGGTAGGAAATGGTACACCTCAAGGAGGAGGAGATATTATTGATGTTTATGGAACGTTTAATAACATTGATAATTCTGGTTGGCATGTAATGATAATTGTAGATGATGGAAAAGTTGATTTAGCTTCGATGACATTAGTTAATGGCCTAGGCATTGGAGGGAAACCGTTTGAGTAATAGTAACTTAAAAACCTTTGATAATTTTTATTCAAATTTAACATCATTCATTCCCCACTGACTTTGAATACTTGCCAAAAGTCTTTTTTACATTCATGATATCATAAACTTAGATTCCGCTATATAGGAGGAAAGAAATGAAAAAACGTACCTTACTTTGGCTAGTTTTAGCACTTGTAGTATTCGGAGGCGGCGCATGGATGGCACAGAAAACAAATCTATTTGGAGGAATAACTCTGAGCCCACGGGCTAAGCAGTTGGCTTATCTGAAGGAGCATGAAGAGGAAATGGCGAACTTCGTTAAATCTTGGAATTCAAAAGTTGAGAGTGTCCAATTTGATTGGGATAGTATGGAAGTTGGTCAGGTAGGAAATGGAACTCCTCAAGGCGGAGGTTATATGATGACAGTGAACGGTAGAATCAATAATAATAAGGATACTAAATTTACATTAGGTTTTCCACTAAAACGTAATTTAAATGAAATCCCTGAGAAACTTGTTATTATTCAAATGCAACCAATAAGAATTTTGAAAGGAAATTTATGGGATCTTTATGAGTAACAGTAATTTAAAAACCTTTGATAATTTTTATGCAGATTTAGCACAAGCTGCCTACACTTTTCGCTCAAGTAATTTTCCTCCTCAAAATAGTTCAACGAACGTACAAACATTTGATTTCTCAAATGATGGATATATGTTGGATGAGGATGGTAATGTAAAAGAAATCACCCCTGGAGGCAAACATCTACCCCATAATGGTAGAGTCTACTTGCAGCCGGATCCTGATTTGCGAGATACTTATAAAGTTACATCGATACCAGTTCCTGATGCGAATGGGATGAGGCAGGATATTCATTACAAACGTTATCAAAAAGGACTCTTAACTGATGATGAAGCTGGTTTTAATGCCTACTACTTAACGGATACGCCTACCTTGACTAAAGACACTAAGAAAACCTATATGACCATCCGTGGAAGTGATGCCATCAGTTTGGAAAATTTGAACGACTGGATCGACAACGATGCTAAGTTCGCTCTCAATCATATCCATACACCGCAAGCCAAGTTAGCGACAGTAGGAATGAAAACGAAAATCGCAGAGATGCGCGAAAAAGCTCCGCAAGCTACGATGGACATCACAGGTCACTCCCTAGGAACCATTGTCTCTGCCCAAGGAGTAGCGGGCCTTAGCGATGAGGAGCTTGAGAAAATCGGCAAAGTGGTCCTCTTTGACGGCCCGGACACGACAAAGAGTTTAAAGAAAATGGGCCTCAGTGATGAGAAAATCAAAAAGATTAGCGAAAAAATCGAGTACTATGTCAATCCTTTTGATGTCGTGGGTATGCTTAATCGAGAACACACCATTACCAAATTACCGGGGGACTCCGATGAACCTCTTAAGAAACCTGTCGGTAAAGTCAATGTCCTTGTTCCCCTTCATTATACCCAGATTACTGATACGGAAAGCTCCCATGACTTTGGTGTTTTCCAATCGGATGGAAAGGGAAATTTGTTGACCGCGTCTGAGGATTTTCACCCAGAATTGCTCAGGGCAGGTGAAAAGCTAGCTCGACTGATAGAGACAACCTTGGATGTTTTAAGAAATCTAGGAGTTGATGAAAATGTAGCCTCAAATATTTTAAATGCCATTATGAGGGGGGAAATCGTAAATAAGGCGGCTATCGGATATGGCTTTTATGAGAATTTTAAAACAGAGTATAGTAAAATTGTCGAAGAAGCTCGTCAGGAATCTATAAAGTGGGATCGAGAAGCTATTCCTCGTTACCAGGAACAACTGAGAAATGGTAATCTTACAGGAGAAAAGAGAATTTTGGTCCGAGCTCAGTTGCTTCAGACAGCAGCCCAGTTGGCAAATTTTGACATGGAAGACAAAGTTAAATCTGTGAAAACCTTACTTTCAGATGCTAAGGAAGATATTCAAAACATGATAAAAGAAACAAGACAGACAGCGTTTGACATGGTTGGATATTTGTCAAATTCAGAAGTTACAAATCTACTTTCTGGTTTTGACACAACAAGCTTTTGGGATGAAGGCGTTGCAAGTGACACGAAGACTGCAGCAACATCCTTCCTGACACAAATTGAGCAACTAGGGGAAAGCCTGGTTAAAGCTAGTGGTTCCTTTGAAACCATAGATACAAATAGTGCTGAAGATTTTAACAATCTATTGGCGGATGTAAAACAAACATGGAGGGGGAAAAATGTTAGTCCTAACGGATGAGGATACCTTAATTACAAGAGAGCAACTCGATAGATGCTTCAAAGAAAGAATGAAGGAACAAGAACGCCAAGCAGTCAGGGCCTTGGTAACTGCAAAAGAGTTGTCAATCCTTGCTAAAGGAACTGAGTTAACTAAAAAGTTGCAGGAAGCAGCCGCAGATATGCAAGAGTATGCTTCTAAGACCTATGTAAACAATATTAAGGGAGGATTTGAGGGCAAGGCCGCTGATGCTGCTGAAACTTACTTGACCCAGACCATGCAAACCCCTACTTTACAGAGTCCGATCAAAAGCTAGGAGAAAACTGGTCATGGATAAAAAGGAACTTCAGAAACTAGAGGATGAGCATAATCGTAAATTACGAGACTTAGAACGCTTGGAGATGGATTTGGATGATGATTTCCACAAGTTTAGCAGGGAGACGGATCATCTCCTAGAGTCGCTTTCCTATGCATGTAGAGATAGTAGTTTTGCTGAAATTCAACCATATATCTTTGAGATAGAGAATAATTTAGACAGCTATCATAAACTTTACAAGAGTCGTATAGAGAATGTGCTGGAAGCTCGCCATCAAGAGAATAAAAACTTTTATAGAAAGTTAGAAGAAAAGAACGTTTAACAAATATACCTTATAAAAGAAGGATGATGTGAGTTTGTTATTATAGATAAAATGAGTTTGTTATTATAGATAAAAAAAGAAGTAATTATACAAGAAAAGTAGATAATTTAATCCATCTTACTAGTTTTTAGATGGAAATAGCTCTTATTTTTTTATAAATAGAATAAAAAATGAATTTTAAACTTGCAATTGAGGCAAATTGTTGATATAATGAGGGAGTAAATTAATATAAAGGAGTTTCACATGGCTTTAATTCAATTAACAACAGAAGAATTGCGCACCTCTGCTCAAAAGTACACTCAAGGTTCTGAGGAAGTAAGACAAGTACTTCGTACATTGAGTCAAGAGCAAAATACTATCCGAGACAACTGGAAAGGTGCTGCTTTTGAGAGCTTTGATCGCCAATTCACAGAATTGTCTCCAAAAATTGAGGAGTTTGCAACTTTGCTTGATGAGATCAATGCACAGTTGAACAAGGTTGCTGAAATTGTTGAACAAAACGACCAAGATCTTGCATCACAAATTTAATTTGTTATATAAGTGGCTTTAGGAGGGCGAGAGCCTTCCTATTTTTTATGACGGAGAAGATTTAAAGTAATATGAAGAAGAATAGAATTTTTAAAT
Proteins encoded in this window:
- the cadX gene encoding Cd(II)/Zn(II)-sensing metalloregulatory transcriptional regulator CadX → MKKDSICQVDVINQQNVTTATNYLEKEKVQKSLRILSKFTDNKQINIIFYLLAVEELCVCDIACLLNLSMASASHHLRKLANQNILDTRREGKIIYYFIKDEEIRDFFNQLG
- a CDS encoding LysR family transcriptional regulator → MNLKDLQYFYDLCQLQSYTEVAKQHKVSQPSISYAIKRLEESFNCKLIHHDPSHRSFKLTNQGQILLKHTELILPEVISTRKEINRSLAHCSTVGFPPIIIQYLFSVLNKETEFDFLKKVRPIRGGSVELLNLLLKGELDASLLGLIEPLNHPSIETHELFHKELYVVLSKNHPLATAPSLAFEELVDQSFILLDEHFVHLKAFELLNQKHQNKAEIFFKTDDIVILKELLKKGIGLSLLADIALSDEDDDLIKIPLIPEDQITFTVYYAYLKSATLSSEVEALFKLIKSYE
- a CDS encoding helix-turn-helix domain-containing protein, giving the protein MTNKNYLQQYISQKVKYFRTQKKMSQEELSEQAGLGLKYINQLENQNVNLTIHSLEKVIVALEMTPEEFFNFDSLESTSDKTDNLSLKRINMKIKQLPIDKREKILVIFESILDNL
- a CDS encoding malolactic enzyme, with amino-acid sequence MTAHDILNNPFLNKGTAFTLEERKELGLIGLLPPYVQTIEEQAAQTYAQMQTKANDLEKRLFLMEIFNTNRTLFYYLFSQHLEEFNPIVYDPTIADTIEGYSDLFVDPQYAGYLDINHPENIEATLKNAAGGREIRLIVVTDAEGILGIGDWGTNGVDISVGKLMVYTGAAGIDPSMVLPLVIDAGTNREELRNNPNYLGNRHERVRGDRYYDFIDQFVQTAERLFPKLYLHWEDFGRSNAANILEKYRKQIPTFNDDIQGTGIVTLGGIFGSLDISGEKLTDQIYLCYGGGTAGAGIASRVLREMVSEGLSEEEAYKRFFMVDKQGLLFDDMDDLTPEQKPFAKKRADFSNADKLTDLLEVVKTVKPTILVGTSTQPNTFTKEIVEAMCENTERPMIFPLSNPTKLAEASAKDLIEWSDGKAFVATGIPADTVSYKGVDYVIGQANNALIYPGLGLGMLASEASLLTDEMIGAAAHSLSGIVNPGQPGAPVLPPFKYVADVSIKVAEAVAKKAQEQGLARAKETDMAKAVRDLKWYPEYK
- a CDS encoding AEC family transporter encodes the protein MSLFLTSITSIIPIIAIIVLGYILQVRGWFGDDFGPNLSRLIMNVALPASIFVSVMKYLTLDKLISLSGGLLYTFVAFILGYIVAYITVILFKVRPGRRGTMINTFVNANTIFIGLPLNVALFGDQALPYFLIYYITNTISTWTLGVYLMTSDSKSGQSKETTKFDWKKLLPAPLVGFLVALLVLILRIPIPDFATNTLTYVGNIVTPLSLIYIGIVLAKAGLNTIAFDKDTIVTLVGRFILAPLIMLLVLKFFAPNMATVEFKTFMIQSATPALAVLPILANQGKGDVEFSTNVVTLSTVLFIVVIPIIQTLLG
- a CDS encoding cutinase family protein, with protein sequence MSNSNLKTFDNFYADLAQAAYTFRSSNFPPQNSSTNVQTFDFSNDGYMLDEDGNVKEITPGGKHLPHNGRVYLQPDPDLRDTYKVTSIPVPDANGMRQDIHYKRYQKGLLTDDEAGFNAYYLTDTPTLTKDTKKTYMTIRGSDAISLENLNDWIDNDAKFALNHIHTPQAKLATVGMKTKIAEMREKAPQATMDITGHSLGTIVSAQGVAGLSDEELEKIGKVVLFDGPDTTKSLKKMGLSDEKIKKISEKIEYYVNPFDVVGMLNREHTITKLPGDSDEPLKKPVGKVNVLVPLHYTQITDTESSHDFGVFQSDGKGNLLTASEDFHPELLRAGEKLARLIETTLDVLRNLGVDENVASNILNAIMRGEIVNKAAIGYGFYENFKTEYSKIVEEARQESIKWDREAIPRYQEQLRNGNLTGEKRILVRAQLLQTAAQLANFDMEDKVKSVKTLLSDAKEDIQNMIKETRQTAFDMVGYLSNSEVTNLLSGFDTTSFWDEGVASDTKTAATSFLTQIEQLGESLVKASGSFETIDTNSAEDFNNLLADVKQTWRGKNVSPNG
- a CDS encoding WXG100 family type VII secretion target gives rise to the protein MALIQLTTEELRTSAQKYTQGSEEVRQVLRTLSQEQNTIRDNWKGAAFESFDRQFTELSPKIEEFATLLDEINAQLNKVAEIVEQNDQDLASQI